From the Paramormyrops kingsleyae isolate MSU_618 chromosome 7, PKINGS_0.4, whole genome shotgun sequence genome, one window contains:
- the ggcx gene encoding vitamin K-dependent gamma-carboxylase isoform X1, with amino-acid sequence MEGRRRYATAGGQMTEGAGGSEGGRGTETEPTSALPKKCTPDSWMKRVFGFEKGDLSSWERFVCLLNRPTDPASLGVFRFLFGLLMALDVTQERGLSHLDYKYLDGAPICRFPLFDFLEPLPMDWMYFVYVVMFLGAVGIMLGCFYRFSCLMFISTYWYVFFLDKTAWNNHSYLYGLIGFQLTLMDANRYWSIDGLWNPRKRNAHVPLWNYTVVRTQIFIVYFIAGVKKLDADWVEGYSMQYLAHHWLFDPFKLVLPVETVNLLVVHGCGLVLDLSAGYLLFFDATRPFAMIFVTYFHCMNSQLFSIGMFSYTMLATTPLFCYPDWPRRCFSRFPEFLRPLLPPVAPPPQPSVSCVYRPPQAASSDRQTPPSAPTPSRPGLKHKLWSLFTLLYVAEQFFMPYSHFITQGYNNWTNGLYGYSWDMMVHSRSHQHVKITYRDGKTGEIGYLNPGVFTQSRRWKDHGDMLKQYASCLSHYLPKYNISEPEIYFDIWVSINERFQQRIFDPRVDIVKAEWSPFRPNPWLMSLLVDLSPWRTKFLEIEGTLDNQTEVVFIADFPGLHLENYVSEDLGNTSVQLLQGQVAVEIVEEKRNYTLQPGEKMKLPAGAYHKVYTVGGEPSCYMYIYVNTTEAALQRNFSQLLELQERVRNGTETEPLPLELAPLIGEYEDEGSEVNVTNPVLQVFLRRQRRMKEVKKRREASFLQRLHRFAVKKYYMLRRGFLMTAIALRNLALGPPPLEQLTLEVAYATMREPNSPASLDDDLKQDVGHGEL; translated from the exons ATGGAGGGTAGACGACGCTACGCAACCGCAG GTGGTCAGAtgacagaaggggcaggtggCAGTGAAGGTGGCAGGGGCACAGAAACGGAGCCAACATCAGCACTGCCAAAAAAATGCACCCCTGACAGCTGGATGAAGCGCGTATTTGGGTTCGAGAAGGGGGACCTGTCTTCCTGGGAGCGTTTTGTGTGCCTCCTGAATCGGCCCACTGACCCGGCCTCACTTGGGGTCTTCCGCTTCCTGTTTG GCCTTCTGATGGCATTGGATGTTACCCAGGAGCGAGGCCTCAGTCACCTGGACTACAAGTACCTAGATGGGGCACCGATATGCCGCTTCCCACTCTTTGACTTCCTGGAGCCCCTTCCGATGGACTGGATGTATTTTGTGTACGTGGTCATGTTCTTAG GAGCTGTGGGCATCATGCTAGGTTGTTTCTACCGCTTCTCCTGCCTGATGTTCATCTCCACCTATTGGTACGTCTTCTTCCTCGACAAGACAGCCTGGAACAACCACTCATACCTCTATGGCCTTATCGGCTTCCAGCTCACCCTCATGGATGCCAACAGATACTG GTCAATAGATGGACTATGGAATCCCAGAAAACGGAACGCCCATGTGCCGCTGTGGAACTACACCGTCGTCAGGACGCAG ATATTCATTGTGTACTTCATCGCTGGTGTAAAGAAGCTGGATGCTGATTGGGTGGAGGGCTACTCCATGCAGTACCTTGCTCACCATTGGCTGTTTGACCCTTTCAA GCTGGTCTTGCCTGTGGAAACAGTGAACCTGCTGGTGGTCCACGGATGTGGGCTGGTGCTGGACCTCTCTGCCGGCTACCTGCTCTTCTTTGACGCCACGCGCCCCTTCGCCATGATCTTCGTCACCTACTTCCACTGCATGAACTCCCAGCTGTTCAGCATCG gcatgtTCTCCTACACCATGCTGGCCACCACCCCCCTCTTCTGTTACCCCGACTGGCCCAGACGCTGCTTCTCCCGCTTCCCGGAGTTCCTCAGACCCCTGTTGCCGCCTGTGGCTCCGCCTCCCCAGCCCAGCGTTTCCTGCGTGTACCGCCCCCCCCAGGCCGCCTCCTCGGACCGCCAAACGCCGCCGTCAGCCCCCACGCCCTCCAGACCGGGCCTGAAACACAAACTGTGGTCACTGTTTACTCTCCTCTACGTGGCAGAGCAGTTCTTCATGCCGTATTCCCACTTCATCACGCAG GGCTACAACAACTGGACCAATGGCTTGTATGGATACTCCTGGGACATGATGGTCCATTCACGCTCTCACCAGCATGTGAAGATTACGTATCGGGATGGCAAGACGGGTGAAATTGGGTACCTCAACCCAGGC GTGTTCACGCAGAGCAGGCGCTGGAAGGACCATGGAGACATGCTGAAACAGTACGCGAGCTGCCTGAGCCACTACCTGCCCAAGTACAACATCTCGGAGCCGGAGATTTACTTTGACATCTGGGTTTCCATCAATGAGCGCTTCCAGCAGAG GATCTTCGATCCTCGCGTGGACATCGTGAAAGCTGAGTGGTCCCCCTTCCGACCCAACCCCTGGCTCATGTCCCTCCTGGTGGACCTCTCCCCCTGGAGGACCAAGTTCCTGGAGATCGAGGGCACCCTTGACAACCAGACTGAAGTTGTGTTCATCGCTGATTTTCCAG GCCTCCACCTGGAGAACTATGTGAGCGAAGACCTGGGGAACACCAGTGTTCAGCTGCTGCAGGGTCAGGTGGCCGTGGAGATTGTGGAGGAGAAGAGGAACTACACCTTGCAACCCGGGGAGAAGATGAAG CTGCCCGCCGGGGCGTACCACAAGGTGTACACGGTGGGGGGAGAGCCATCCTGCTACATGTACATCTATGTCAACACTACAGAAGCGGCGCTGCAGAGGAACTTCAGCcagctgctggagctgcaggagcgAGTCCGCAATGGCACAG AGACAGAGCCGCTGCCCCTCGAACTCGCGCCCCTTATTGGGGAATATGAGGAtgaggggtcagaggtcaacgTGACCAACCCGGTGCTGCAAGTGTTCTTGCGAAGGCAGCGGCGCATGAAAGAAGTGAAGAAGCGCAGGGAGGCATCCTTCCTGCAGAGATTGCACCGCTTCGCCGTTAAGAAGTACTACATGCTGCGACGGGG GTTCCTGATGACGGCCATCGCCCTGCGTAACCTGGCCCTCGGGCCCCCGCCACTGGAGCAGCTGACACTGGAGGTCGCCTACGCCACCATGAGGGAGCCCAACTCTCCGGCGAGCCTGGATGACGACCTCAAGCAGGACGTGGGCCACGGCGAGCTCTGA
- the ska1 gene encoding SKA complex subunit 1 — MSGELEDLTRHINDKISSIRRVLELRSLAQDAEKRKILLKVGQDVLEINGLLDQLEKHIGQQRYMLACLKELDEFFLEDVRDGRHLKDNTPAYMPRKSQPVTNGLAPAQSKTSEIQVAPEKDQPRKNTHNPTREMEYITVQEFDGIPPYMRGRVTHGQLNAVVQGINAAVTGKYSILQQSAKALSSASRKLHQRFKDEETKDTKGHFFVVEADIKEFTQLKVDKRFQGMLNMLRHCQRLRELRGGGLTRYVLL; from the exons ATGTCGGGGGAGTTAGAGGACCTAACTCGGCACATAAACGACAAGATATCATCCATAAGAAGGGTCTTGGAGCTGCGCAGTCTCG CGCAAGATGCTGAGAAGCGGAAGATTCTCCTCAAGGTAGGGCAGGATGTCCTTGAAATCAACGGCCTGTTGGACCAGCTAGAGAAACACATTGGGCAGCAGAGGTACATGCTAGCATGCTTAAAG GAACTTGATGAGTTCTTCCTGGAGGATGTGCGAGATGGAAGACACCTGAAGGACAATACCCCAGCCTACATGCCCAGGAAAAGCCAGCCAGTAACCAA TGGTCTCGCTCCAGCTCAGAGCAAGACTTCAGAGATACAGGTGGCCCCAGAAAAAGACCAACCTCGGAAAAATACCCATAATCCCACACGGGAAATGGAGTACATCACTGTGCAGGAGTTTGACGGCATTCCTCC ATATATGAGAGGCCGCGTGACGCACGGCCAGCTCAATGCGGTGGTACAGGGTATAAACGCAGCTGTGACGGGGAAGTACAGCATCCTGCAGCAGTCGGCCAAGGCGCTGAGCAGCGCGTCACGCAAACTGCACCAGCGCTTCAAGGACGAGGAGACCAAGGATACCAAAG GGCACTTCTTCGTGGTGGAGGCTGACATCAAGGAGTTCACTCAGCTGAAGGTGGACAAGCGCTTCCAGGGTATGCTGAACATGCTGAGGCACTGCCAGAGGCTGCGCGAGCTGCGGGGGGGCGGCCTGACGCGCTACGTCCTGCTGTAA
- the ggcx gene encoding vitamin K-dependent gamma-carboxylase isoform X2, producing MALDVTQERGLSHLDYKYLDGAPICRFPLFDFLEPLPMDWMYFVYVVMFLGAVGIMLGCFYRFSCLMFISTYWYVFFLDKTAWNNHSYLYGLIGFQLTLMDANRYWSIDGLWNPRKRNAHVPLWNYTVVRTQIFIVYFIAGVKKLDADWVEGYSMQYLAHHWLFDPFKLVLPVETVNLLVVHGCGLVLDLSAGYLLFFDATRPFAMIFVTYFHCMNSQLFSIGMFSYTMLATTPLFCYPDWPRRCFSRFPEFLRPLLPPVAPPPQPSVSCVYRPPQAASSDRQTPPSAPTPSRPGLKHKLWSLFTLLYVAEQFFMPYSHFITQGYNNWTNGLYGYSWDMMVHSRSHQHVKITYRDGKTGEIGYLNPGVFTQSRRWKDHGDMLKQYASCLSHYLPKYNISEPEIYFDIWVSINERFQQRIFDPRVDIVKAEWSPFRPNPWLMSLLVDLSPWRTKFLEIEGTLDNQTEVVFIADFPGLHLENYVSEDLGNTSVQLLQGQVAVEIVEEKRNYTLQPGEKMKLPAGAYHKVYTVGGEPSCYMYIYVNTTEAALQRNFSQLLELQERVRNGTETEPLPLELAPLIGEYEDEGSEVNVTNPVLQVFLRRQRRMKEVKKRREASFLQRLHRFAVKKYYMLRRGFLMTAIALRNLALGPPPLEQLTLEVAYATMREPNSPASLDDDLKQDVGHGEL from the exons ATGGCATTGGATGTTACCCAGGAGCGAGGCCTCAGTCACCTGGACTACAAGTACCTAGATGGGGCACCGATATGCCGCTTCCCACTCTTTGACTTCCTGGAGCCCCTTCCGATGGACTGGATGTATTTTGTGTACGTGGTCATGTTCTTAG GAGCTGTGGGCATCATGCTAGGTTGTTTCTACCGCTTCTCCTGCCTGATGTTCATCTCCACCTATTGGTACGTCTTCTTCCTCGACAAGACAGCCTGGAACAACCACTCATACCTCTATGGCCTTATCGGCTTCCAGCTCACCCTCATGGATGCCAACAGATACTG GTCAATAGATGGACTATGGAATCCCAGAAAACGGAACGCCCATGTGCCGCTGTGGAACTACACCGTCGTCAGGACGCAG ATATTCATTGTGTACTTCATCGCTGGTGTAAAGAAGCTGGATGCTGATTGGGTGGAGGGCTACTCCATGCAGTACCTTGCTCACCATTGGCTGTTTGACCCTTTCAA GCTGGTCTTGCCTGTGGAAACAGTGAACCTGCTGGTGGTCCACGGATGTGGGCTGGTGCTGGACCTCTCTGCCGGCTACCTGCTCTTCTTTGACGCCACGCGCCCCTTCGCCATGATCTTCGTCACCTACTTCCACTGCATGAACTCCCAGCTGTTCAGCATCG gcatgtTCTCCTACACCATGCTGGCCACCACCCCCCTCTTCTGTTACCCCGACTGGCCCAGACGCTGCTTCTCCCGCTTCCCGGAGTTCCTCAGACCCCTGTTGCCGCCTGTGGCTCCGCCTCCCCAGCCCAGCGTTTCCTGCGTGTACCGCCCCCCCCAGGCCGCCTCCTCGGACCGCCAAACGCCGCCGTCAGCCCCCACGCCCTCCAGACCGGGCCTGAAACACAAACTGTGGTCACTGTTTACTCTCCTCTACGTGGCAGAGCAGTTCTTCATGCCGTATTCCCACTTCATCACGCAG GGCTACAACAACTGGACCAATGGCTTGTATGGATACTCCTGGGACATGATGGTCCATTCACGCTCTCACCAGCATGTGAAGATTACGTATCGGGATGGCAAGACGGGTGAAATTGGGTACCTCAACCCAGGC GTGTTCACGCAGAGCAGGCGCTGGAAGGACCATGGAGACATGCTGAAACAGTACGCGAGCTGCCTGAGCCACTACCTGCCCAAGTACAACATCTCGGAGCCGGAGATTTACTTTGACATCTGGGTTTCCATCAATGAGCGCTTCCAGCAGAG GATCTTCGATCCTCGCGTGGACATCGTGAAAGCTGAGTGGTCCCCCTTCCGACCCAACCCCTGGCTCATGTCCCTCCTGGTGGACCTCTCCCCCTGGAGGACCAAGTTCCTGGAGATCGAGGGCACCCTTGACAACCAGACTGAAGTTGTGTTCATCGCTGATTTTCCAG GCCTCCACCTGGAGAACTATGTGAGCGAAGACCTGGGGAACACCAGTGTTCAGCTGCTGCAGGGTCAGGTGGCCGTGGAGATTGTGGAGGAGAAGAGGAACTACACCTTGCAACCCGGGGAGAAGATGAAG CTGCCCGCCGGGGCGTACCACAAGGTGTACACGGTGGGGGGAGAGCCATCCTGCTACATGTACATCTATGTCAACACTACAGAAGCGGCGCTGCAGAGGAACTTCAGCcagctgctggagctgcaggagcgAGTCCGCAATGGCACAG AGACAGAGCCGCTGCCCCTCGAACTCGCGCCCCTTATTGGGGAATATGAGGAtgaggggtcagaggtcaacgTGACCAACCCGGTGCTGCAAGTGTTCTTGCGAAGGCAGCGGCGCATGAAAGAAGTGAAGAAGCGCAGGGAGGCATCCTTCCTGCAGAGATTGCACCGCTTCGCCGTTAAGAAGTACTACATGCTGCGACGGGG GTTCCTGATGACGGCCATCGCCCTGCGTAACCTGGCCCTCGGGCCCCCGCCACTGGAGCAGCTGACACTGGAGGTCGCCTACGCCACCATGAGGGAGCCCAACTCTCCGGCGAGCCTGGATGACGACCTCAAGCAGGACGTGGGCCACGGCGAGCTCTGA
- the ggcx gene encoding vitamin K-dependent gamma-carboxylase isoform X3, with amino-acid sequence MRINKERGLSHLDYKYLDGAPICRFPLFDFLEPLPMDWMYFVYVVMFLGAVGIMLGCFYRFSCLMFISTYWYVFFLDKTAWNNHSYLYGLIGFQLTLMDANRYWSIDGLWNPRKRNAHVPLWNYTVVRTQIFIVYFIAGVKKLDADWVEGYSMQYLAHHWLFDPFKLVLPVETVNLLVVHGCGLVLDLSAGYLLFFDATRPFAMIFVTYFHCMNSQLFSIGMFSYTMLATTPLFCYPDWPRRCFSRFPEFLRPLLPPVAPPPQPSVSCVYRPPQAASSDRQTPPSAPTPSRPGLKHKLWSLFTLLYVAEQFFMPYSHFITQGYNNWTNGLYGYSWDMMVHSRSHQHVKITYRDGKTGEIGYLNPGVFTQSRRWKDHGDMLKQYASCLSHYLPKYNISEPEIYFDIWVSINERFQQRIFDPRVDIVKAEWSPFRPNPWLMSLLVDLSPWRTKFLEIEGTLDNQTEVVFIADFPGLHLENYVSEDLGNTSVQLLQGQVAVEIVEEKRNYTLQPGEKMKLPAGAYHKVYTVGGEPSCYMYIYVNTTEAALQRNFSQLLELQERVRNGTETEPLPLELAPLIGEYEDEGSEVNVTNPVLQVFLRRQRRMKEVKKRREASFLQRLHRFAVKKYYMLRRGFLMTAIALRNLALGPPPLEQLTLEVAYATMREPNSPASLDDDLKQDVGHGEL; translated from the exons atgaggattAATAAG GAGCGAGGCCTCAGTCACCTGGACTACAAGTACCTAGATGGGGCACCGATATGCCGCTTCCCACTCTTTGACTTCCTGGAGCCCCTTCCGATGGACTGGATGTATTTTGTGTACGTGGTCATGTTCTTAG GAGCTGTGGGCATCATGCTAGGTTGTTTCTACCGCTTCTCCTGCCTGATGTTCATCTCCACCTATTGGTACGTCTTCTTCCTCGACAAGACAGCCTGGAACAACCACTCATACCTCTATGGCCTTATCGGCTTCCAGCTCACCCTCATGGATGCCAACAGATACTG GTCAATAGATGGACTATGGAATCCCAGAAAACGGAACGCCCATGTGCCGCTGTGGAACTACACCGTCGTCAGGACGCAG ATATTCATTGTGTACTTCATCGCTGGTGTAAAGAAGCTGGATGCTGATTGGGTGGAGGGCTACTCCATGCAGTACCTTGCTCACCATTGGCTGTTTGACCCTTTCAA GCTGGTCTTGCCTGTGGAAACAGTGAACCTGCTGGTGGTCCACGGATGTGGGCTGGTGCTGGACCTCTCTGCCGGCTACCTGCTCTTCTTTGACGCCACGCGCCCCTTCGCCATGATCTTCGTCACCTACTTCCACTGCATGAACTCCCAGCTGTTCAGCATCG gcatgtTCTCCTACACCATGCTGGCCACCACCCCCCTCTTCTGTTACCCCGACTGGCCCAGACGCTGCTTCTCCCGCTTCCCGGAGTTCCTCAGACCCCTGTTGCCGCCTGTGGCTCCGCCTCCCCAGCCCAGCGTTTCCTGCGTGTACCGCCCCCCCCAGGCCGCCTCCTCGGACCGCCAAACGCCGCCGTCAGCCCCCACGCCCTCCAGACCGGGCCTGAAACACAAACTGTGGTCACTGTTTACTCTCCTCTACGTGGCAGAGCAGTTCTTCATGCCGTATTCCCACTTCATCACGCAG GGCTACAACAACTGGACCAATGGCTTGTATGGATACTCCTGGGACATGATGGTCCATTCACGCTCTCACCAGCATGTGAAGATTACGTATCGGGATGGCAAGACGGGTGAAATTGGGTACCTCAACCCAGGC GTGTTCACGCAGAGCAGGCGCTGGAAGGACCATGGAGACATGCTGAAACAGTACGCGAGCTGCCTGAGCCACTACCTGCCCAAGTACAACATCTCGGAGCCGGAGATTTACTTTGACATCTGGGTTTCCATCAATGAGCGCTTCCAGCAGAG GATCTTCGATCCTCGCGTGGACATCGTGAAAGCTGAGTGGTCCCCCTTCCGACCCAACCCCTGGCTCATGTCCCTCCTGGTGGACCTCTCCCCCTGGAGGACCAAGTTCCTGGAGATCGAGGGCACCCTTGACAACCAGACTGAAGTTGTGTTCATCGCTGATTTTCCAG GCCTCCACCTGGAGAACTATGTGAGCGAAGACCTGGGGAACACCAGTGTTCAGCTGCTGCAGGGTCAGGTGGCCGTGGAGATTGTGGAGGAGAAGAGGAACTACACCTTGCAACCCGGGGAGAAGATGAAG CTGCCCGCCGGGGCGTACCACAAGGTGTACACGGTGGGGGGAGAGCCATCCTGCTACATGTACATCTATGTCAACACTACAGAAGCGGCGCTGCAGAGGAACTTCAGCcagctgctggagctgcaggagcgAGTCCGCAATGGCACAG AGACAGAGCCGCTGCCCCTCGAACTCGCGCCCCTTATTGGGGAATATGAGGAtgaggggtcagaggtcaacgTGACCAACCCGGTGCTGCAAGTGTTCTTGCGAAGGCAGCGGCGCATGAAAGAAGTGAAGAAGCGCAGGGAGGCATCCTTCCTGCAGAGATTGCACCGCTTCGCCGTTAAGAAGTACTACATGCTGCGACGGGG GTTCCTGATGACGGCCATCGCCCTGCGTAACCTGGCCCTCGGGCCCCCGCCACTGGAGCAGCTGACACTGGAGGTCGCCTACGCCACCATGAGGGAGCCCAACTCTCCGGCGAGCCTGGATGACGACCTCAAGCAGGACGTGGGCCACGGCGAGCTCTGA
- the ggcx gene encoding vitamin K-dependent gamma-carboxylase isoform X4 produces MDWMYFVYVVMFLGAVGIMLGCFYRFSCLMFISTYWYVFFLDKTAWNNHSYLYGLIGFQLTLMDANRYWSIDGLWNPRKRNAHVPLWNYTVVRTQIFIVYFIAGVKKLDADWVEGYSMQYLAHHWLFDPFKLVLPVETVNLLVVHGCGLVLDLSAGYLLFFDATRPFAMIFVTYFHCMNSQLFSIGMFSYTMLATTPLFCYPDWPRRCFSRFPEFLRPLLPPVAPPPQPSVSCVYRPPQAASSDRQTPPSAPTPSRPGLKHKLWSLFTLLYVAEQFFMPYSHFITQGYNNWTNGLYGYSWDMMVHSRSHQHVKITYRDGKTGEIGYLNPGVFTQSRRWKDHGDMLKQYASCLSHYLPKYNISEPEIYFDIWVSINERFQQRIFDPRVDIVKAEWSPFRPNPWLMSLLVDLSPWRTKFLEIEGTLDNQTEVVFIADFPGLHLENYVSEDLGNTSVQLLQGQVAVEIVEEKRNYTLQPGEKMKLPAGAYHKVYTVGGEPSCYMYIYVNTTEAALQRNFSQLLELQERVRNGTETEPLPLELAPLIGEYEDEGSEVNVTNPVLQVFLRRQRRMKEVKKRREASFLQRLHRFAVKKYYMLRRGFLMTAIALRNLALGPPPLEQLTLEVAYATMREPNSPASLDDDLKQDVGHGEL; encoded by the exons ATGGACTGGATGTATTTTGTGTACGTGGTCATGTTCTTAG GAGCTGTGGGCATCATGCTAGGTTGTTTCTACCGCTTCTCCTGCCTGATGTTCATCTCCACCTATTGGTACGTCTTCTTCCTCGACAAGACAGCCTGGAACAACCACTCATACCTCTATGGCCTTATCGGCTTCCAGCTCACCCTCATGGATGCCAACAGATACTG GTCAATAGATGGACTATGGAATCCCAGAAAACGGAACGCCCATGTGCCGCTGTGGAACTACACCGTCGTCAGGACGCAG ATATTCATTGTGTACTTCATCGCTGGTGTAAAGAAGCTGGATGCTGATTGGGTGGAGGGCTACTCCATGCAGTACCTTGCTCACCATTGGCTGTTTGACCCTTTCAA GCTGGTCTTGCCTGTGGAAACAGTGAACCTGCTGGTGGTCCACGGATGTGGGCTGGTGCTGGACCTCTCTGCCGGCTACCTGCTCTTCTTTGACGCCACGCGCCCCTTCGCCATGATCTTCGTCACCTACTTCCACTGCATGAACTCCCAGCTGTTCAGCATCG gcatgtTCTCCTACACCATGCTGGCCACCACCCCCCTCTTCTGTTACCCCGACTGGCCCAGACGCTGCTTCTCCCGCTTCCCGGAGTTCCTCAGACCCCTGTTGCCGCCTGTGGCTCCGCCTCCCCAGCCCAGCGTTTCCTGCGTGTACCGCCCCCCCCAGGCCGCCTCCTCGGACCGCCAAACGCCGCCGTCAGCCCCCACGCCCTCCAGACCGGGCCTGAAACACAAACTGTGGTCACTGTTTACTCTCCTCTACGTGGCAGAGCAGTTCTTCATGCCGTATTCCCACTTCATCACGCAG GGCTACAACAACTGGACCAATGGCTTGTATGGATACTCCTGGGACATGATGGTCCATTCACGCTCTCACCAGCATGTGAAGATTACGTATCGGGATGGCAAGACGGGTGAAATTGGGTACCTCAACCCAGGC GTGTTCACGCAGAGCAGGCGCTGGAAGGACCATGGAGACATGCTGAAACAGTACGCGAGCTGCCTGAGCCACTACCTGCCCAAGTACAACATCTCGGAGCCGGAGATTTACTTTGACATCTGGGTTTCCATCAATGAGCGCTTCCAGCAGAG GATCTTCGATCCTCGCGTGGACATCGTGAAAGCTGAGTGGTCCCCCTTCCGACCCAACCCCTGGCTCATGTCCCTCCTGGTGGACCTCTCCCCCTGGAGGACCAAGTTCCTGGAGATCGAGGGCACCCTTGACAACCAGACTGAAGTTGTGTTCATCGCTGATTTTCCAG GCCTCCACCTGGAGAACTATGTGAGCGAAGACCTGGGGAACACCAGTGTTCAGCTGCTGCAGGGTCAGGTGGCCGTGGAGATTGTGGAGGAGAAGAGGAACTACACCTTGCAACCCGGGGAGAAGATGAAG CTGCCCGCCGGGGCGTACCACAAGGTGTACACGGTGGGGGGAGAGCCATCCTGCTACATGTACATCTATGTCAACACTACAGAAGCGGCGCTGCAGAGGAACTTCAGCcagctgctggagctgcaggagcgAGTCCGCAATGGCACAG AGACAGAGCCGCTGCCCCTCGAACTCGCGCCCCTTATTGGGGAATATGAGGAtgaggggtcagaggtcaacgTGACCAACCCGGTGCTGCAAGTGTTCTTGCGAAGGCAGCGGCGCATGAAAGAAGTGAAGAAGCGCAGGGAGGCATCCTTCCTGCAGAGATTGCACCGCTTCGCCGTTAAGAAGTACTACATGCTGCGACGGGG GTTCCTGATGACGGCCATCGCCCTGCGTAACCTGGCCCTCGGGCCCCCGCCACTGGAGCAGCTGACACTGGAGGTCGCCTACGCCACCATGAGGGAGCCCAACTCTCCGGCGAGCCTGGATGACGACCTCAAGCAGGACGTGGGCCACGGCGAGCTCTGA